Proteins encoded by one window of Desulfobacterales bacterium:
- a CDS encoding redoxin family protein, protein MDLPFAQKRWCGAAGVDKVITLSDHRQAEFGNAYGVLIPELRLLARAVFVVDKKGVIQHIQLVREIAEEPDYDAVLEALNKLV, encoded by the coding sequence ATGGATCTGCCCTTTGCACAGAAACGCTGGTGCGGCGCAGCCGGTGTCGACAAAGTCATTACACTCTCGGATCATCGCCAGGCGGAATTCGGCAATGCCTATGGCGTGCTGATCCCGGAACTGCGCCTGCTGGCCCGGGCGGTGTTTGTGGTGGATAAAAAGGGAGTGATTCAACACATTCAGCTCGTTCGGGAAATCGCCGAGGAGCCGGATTATGATGCCGTGCTGGAAGCTCTGAATAAACTGGTTTAA